The sequence GTCCAGGGGGTACCGCAAAGTAAGATATTTCCGTTTTTAGTATGATCTCATGCTGACAAGAAACAACGTTCGCGCGTTCCTCGGAATCACTCACAAACCGACCGTGTTCGCTCATGAAGTTCACTGGAACGCTACCCCACATTCAAGAATGCTGAGGTACTTTCGTATCCAATGGATCTATGCCGGCGACTTGCGGGGTCGCTCAAGGAGAGCAATGCCGCATACCCTGAGTCTAGGCGATCACTAGACGGAATGAGCCTGGGATGGTTGCAGCGCTCTTAGAGGCTGAAACTTATTTTGAGTTCGGGCGACCGTATGCAGCACTGCATGCAGGTCGAATCGCTGTCCTTTTCTACGTATGTCGGAGGCTTTATTGACTGCCTTGGTTGTCGTTTAACTCTGCTGTCTGTGTTATTCTATTCTAAACGTGTTTCATACCTGTTGCTCGTCCGTTTCTTAGCCTAATTCACTGTCCTCTTCAAGTCGTGTATTGTCGATGTCTTTCTATACTTCCCGGTAAATATACTGCTGTTTCAAGTACTCAACATCCGATGATGAACCGGAGCTTTCGAGTGATGCCACACCGCAGTGCATCGAAGATACTGGATCGTTTTCTCACGCTCAGTATTAAGCTCGAATTTCAGACATGAGAATAATTCTTAGAACACATTGAATAATCAATTAAATTTACAGAAGATCGAAGTCCGTTAGCAAAAGACACTAGTAGATAAAGCACGATGTAATATGCCTATGTTGGGGCATGCGTCGGGAATGAACGCCATCGGGTTAGGTCGTTCAAATTAGGCTATTCTAACTATTGCTCCTCAATTTCGGTTCTCGCCAGGGGAGAGGTAGCATCACCACGCTTCGGTATGCCTAAACCTACACCCAAGGACGAACGGGAGAGAGAGGAAGTGGAAAGCCGGGGAGGTGTTATTGATGGAGTTGGAGTGGTTGGAGATGCTTTTCAAATAAGAATGATTAGAGGAACTTTACTGTTTGGTTAACAGGTAACTTACCCAAAGAACTAGGTTTAGAGATGGGGCTCGAGTTAGATTTTGTCAGGCTTGGTAGGCCTGAGAGGCTGGCCGTTCGGGGAGACCCGAGCACTGATATCCCAACTGCGGGGCCTGCTCCAGTAGGAGTCGGGGGGGCGCTACCTTGATTAGCCTCCTTCAGCAAGAACTCGACCCACATCTTGGAGAATGACTGTATAACAGAATGGTAGTGATTAACGCGTCTATGATAGACAAGTGCAGCATTCACTCACGTCGGTTTCATCACTTCCGTCCAATTCCAAGGCCTTTCCTCCGGCCGATGCACTACTGGCCTTCCGTGGCATGATACCTGTACCTATGGGCGTTATGGCTCCAGATCCACCACTCCTCTGAAGGCCCGCCTTCTCACGCTCAACTTCCCCCCATCCAAGTATGTTGGATAGCACGGCAAGCATTTCAAACCTTGTTCCATCAGTGCGCGGGGCACTCAGGAAGGAAAGTAGGATATTCGAAACGAGCTCCCTGTCCActgacgacgacgaagaagCGGCAGAGCTGCGCAATTTTCTGAGAGCGATGGTCAAATGTTCATTGATAATCACAGCTAAAGTTTGAACCGTTGTTAGAATGGGGAGCATGACATAGAACACCAGAATTGGGCCGTAGCGCATTGGACACTGGAACTAGCGTACCTTCGTGTCTCAGCTTTCCTATTAGCAAGTTCTTTTCCTTCACTTCTTTCTCGAGGGTGCTAACGCGCTCTGAATTATGTGTAGATTCGGCGAGTTCGGCCTAAACGCATGTCAATAATTTGCTCAATTGGTGTACCGACGCTGAACCGACTTGCCTCCGCCTGTAATGCACGGGACTTAAACTCTGCTAGCTGCTTGATTGTATGTTGCAGGGTAGATTCAGATTCGGCGAGAGCTTGTCGGATTTCCATATCCTTGGCTAGCAGCCGAGGCGTTGAGTCCTGCTCTACCAATTGCAAACAATTTAGGGCAGTGACTCACCGAGCTGGAAGTCTTCCAGCACTGACTGTAAATTGGCACTTTTTTCCTTCTCACGCTGAACTGCCTCAGCCTCCCTGTTCCTCTGGGCTGCAGCCTGCTCGACTTCTCTCCTCAAGACTACCAGCTGGGCCTTGAGCTCTTCGGCCATGACCCTTTCTTGAGCCGCCTCTCGTTCGAATTCCTCCCTATCTAGccgttcctcttccaactCTCTTCTAGTTATCTCCAAATCCCTCCGAGTGTGCTCTGCCTCGGCTCTCATTTGTTCTAATTCTGCATCAGCAGAAGAGGTCGAATCCAGAGCGCGTTGTCTAAACGCAGACAGTTCTCGCGAAAGATTGGATGAGTCTTCCAGTGAGTTGTTTAACTCTTGTTTCAGAGTTTCGATGGTACTGGAAAGATCCTCGTTGGTGGTAGTCAATTGCATAATGTGCTGTTCCCTCCGGTCAAGCTCCTCCTGCAAATGCCATCAGTGCATTCACGCATAAGAATGTTTAAAACATATATACCGCGTCTTGCTGAAGCTTATTCCCCAAAGTAGTTCTCATAGTAGTGAGCTTTGCCAAGAGAGTACGATATTGCTCTGCCCAGCTGTCACTTTCGGCTCTTGTCTTCTCTAACTCCTGTTCTAGTTGTGCAATCCTCTCTTCGTTTGTCTTGGGGACATCATGCTCTTCTTCGTGCTTCTCTAGACCATTAGTGGTCATCTTTGGTGATGAGGCTAGGTCATCCATAGTGAAAACGGCTTCGTAGAAGGGGTTTGAATGAAGCCTTGAAGCTGTTGTCGTGGTCGATCaggattatgaaatggaCTCTGGAGAGAACGCGGGTTGGCGCTGGCGCTTAGGGGTTACGCAAGTTTCACATTTCACTCCGTTTCAACAGTGGGCAGCCTTTCTGAAATCCACTTGAACAAATTTCTGAGCAGGACCTGGGCGTCACAATCCGCATTACAGATGAGATAGGGCAAAGCTGATATTAGGCTAGCACTTACATCGGTGACATTTCGGACAGAGGATGAAGGACAAAGGTGTGACAAAGGATTGTGTTCTTGTTCAACTTTGCCACCATACCTGGTTTTTCTGCCACCTTATCGATAGATAACGCAATGTAACAACAATAATCTATGGAGAACATTTCATGGATCTTTCTGTCCCGTATCGTGCACATTTTGGCCTCGACTCCACAATATGTTCTACTTCGTTTGGTTATATGCGTAGCGTGGGCCACACATCTAACTAGTTGGAGCCATCGTTCATGATAAGGAGACCGCGAACTGGGTGGAGGCTAAGTGCACGCATATCACGTTGTGCATAACTCAAACCTTTTTTGGCCAGACGCTGGCGTTACGCCTTGCCATAGATGGTCCGGAACTCCTTAGTAGCCTTGGCTCGTGCTTGCTAAGCCATAAACCGCATGTTGACCTTGGCAGGTTCTATGCTTCTGAAAGTGACCCAAATACCGTGCCTGTCGGAGCTAGGACTGTGATTCTGGTGCTATCTTAGAGTCCCAGTGTTCGTTGCGTTTCTGCCAGTTGAGACCTCAACAGCAGAATTGATACTCAAATAGGATATAAAACAAATACCATTGCTCAATAATTACAACAACTGCGCGGGAACCACGCCAAATTAGCTGGCGATCACAAATCAATTTCGATCAGAAAGTGGAGGCAGAAAATGCAATCGGGTTAAGTAAGTTTGGATTAGCGCCCGGTCGGTCTGAGCCAGGTCTTCGGGGTGACCACGCTCCGGACCACGACTGGGGCAGGAGTCGAATGTCCATAGTCTTTTACGCCCCCTTTACGACAGACACGCCAATACCTCACGATATTGTTTATCAATGTAGCTCTGTTTCTTCAGTCACTTTCTCTACTCAACTAATGCAATACTATGTCCAGTGTTCTAGGAGCTCGGATTGCAGATAGAATGTATCGTGAGTTGGTGCTTGCTTCAGCTATCTTAACGTTGTTGAGACTTCTTTAGCCCAACATTCGATTGGAGCAGCGCTAGCTGGAGGGACTCAGTCACCGGAGAAATCAATAGCCCTACATTTCTCAGCTCGGAGCCAGCACCATATGCTACAGGTACCAGAACACCTCCGGAGCGCACAGGTACGTCATCTGGAATGCCCGAATTGGCGCTGGTTTATCTCAAGATGTGTGTGGGGCCAGGCACGAATAGACGTAAACAAACCCTCCTCGCACTAATAGACGAGCTTGCTGCGCTGCGCGAAGAGGAGATCgaaaaagagagagaaataAGTCATGGACGTGAGTTTTCATAGCACATTGCTATATCAAGCATAATTTTGGCCACTGGGCCTCAAGTTGAGCGAGCTGACGCATGTAATTCACTATACCAGTTACTAAGGATGAGCGAGCATCCGGTGACGCCGAAGGAGTCGAAAGATTTCAGGCTTTCGATGAACGGATTCGAGGACTGGACCTCAAGCTACAAGCATTTGCCAACGCCGTTCGTCAACTTGGCTCGAGTGTTGGCCTGTTAAATGCTGCTTACCATCTCAGAGCGCGATTGAGACAAATTCAATATTTCTTTCAAGAAAATGTAAGCCCAGAGGACATCCAGGTTCAGTGTCACTAAGCTCTTAATGCAAACTCGCAGGCGGCAGAGCTTTTTGATGGTGTTCCTCACGCACCCAACGTTGGCACCAAGCCGTATAGTGCGCGAAAGAGGGGCAAAGTACGCAGACATATGGCTGTGGGCCCCGAAAACAATAAACTGTGGTCAACAGAAATCGAGGACCTGCCCGGCGAAATGGAAAATTTGGCGAAAGATTTGGACGTATTTTTGAATCGCCTGTGAGTTCAGCCTTTTTTTGGAGCTTGAATGTACCTCTGATTTGGCGCTTTACTATTGCCCGACGACTGACTGGACACAGTAATGATGTACCGGAGTTCACAGACGAGGCGGTCAACGCGTCAATTAAAGCATTTGAGGGGATTTATGGGCAAGTATACACCTGAGGGTTATCTCAAACTTTTATTCATGGCTTTAACATAGTATCGTGCCTCGTGTTTGCGGGAATTTGAGGGCCAGCTCAAGTATTCGGCTGTATCTCGATATATCAACGACCTTACAGAGGATTTGGGGATGCACATGGACAGCATGAAGGAATCTCTCAACACTTTTATTGATGTGAGTCCGTTCCTGCAgaggagaaagaaaaaaaacaaGTTTATCATAAGTTGTCCAGGTTGGTGTCCCAACGATTCGTTTCTCCCAAAAGCACACCGCAACTGGACTTCAGAATCTGTCAACTGTTGTAAGTACTACCTCGAAGGGTTTTCTTTGGATAGTATTGACAATCCAACCACCAATAGGCAACCTTTTTCAGTGGTGTAACTGCTACTACACTTCAGGTGGATATTATTTATTCATTCTGGATATTTGATAGATGTTCACCTAGAGCCTTGTCCTAGTTTAGGTACATGGTTTATTGTTGACCTTACAAAAAGTACAAAAATAACTTTGCTCTAGCTTCGAAGCTCACAATGATGCTGTACAAAATTTAGTGAACGGCTTGTGGATTAGCGTATGTTCCATCGTCGATCGACTCGATCAACATAGGTGCTGATTTATCGCTGCGCAGAGTTTGGTGTTCTCTATTGCAAGCGCCATTAATTCACAGGTAAGTCATTGGCCTAAGGCATTTGAAGGGACTATGACTGATTTCTCGTAGCTTGCTTATCACTGTAAGCCAGCGAAGTCAACATACTGCAATATATTAACGATGTGGTCTAGGGCGTGCGGCCATGTACAGGTCCCCGAGGTGTTATGTGCCATGGTGGGTTTCGATCTGGATTACGCGTACACCTCTGTTCTTCCTCGTGGTATGTCGTCACTCTTTATTATCAGCGTGGACTGCTTTCCTGACATAGTAATATAGGGCTCTGTAATCGCATTCTCAGCCGGGCTTTGTGGTGCGCCAACCTACGCTTTTCTGACACAGAAACGCATGCTGACGCCTTTGGCCAATCGTAGTATTCACTTACAGTAGCGACCAATCTCCAGCTGTAAGCGCGGTAGTTACTTCCTTCACAGTGGTGACATCTTCGGCATTGCGTGAGTCACCGTTTTCAGCTCCACAAAGTGTCGTACTAGCGCTGATGTTACGCGGTCAGTATGCGTGGGCCTCTGGTTTGCGTCAGAACGCTGGACCTTTGCCCGAACAAAGGGGAGTCGTTGGCTACTTGACATCCTCGAAGAacatggagaaaaggcgggAAAAGTTACGGGGATCACCCCAACCAAGCAGGCTGCAAAACGTGGTGCTCAACGTACTCAAACATTGTTCAAAGACGTCAAGCGttcaatgacaagtgcttCTGAGAGGGTTGTGGGAGTCGCTGGTCGAATGGGATCTGCAgtggatgtcatcaaggctGTTCCACGGGACTTTATGCGGACAATGTCGTCGTTGGCGATTGTGACTGAcggaacaagttcaaatgcTCGGGGCGACGAGGAATCTCAGGATGGCACGTATCGAACGGATTCTCCGACAGCTATGTTCAATGGGGACAACAGCAGCGGTAGTCTCGGAGTCAATCCACAGTCGGAAAAGCGCAAACTTTCAGATTTGGGAAGAAGTAACGAGGAACCAATCCCAGAACATGAGCCTTTAACACTGGATACGCGAACGGCGCCAGGACTCGTTGTAAATCCACCTAGCGCGGCCCCAACAACGCCAGGCTCCACTTCGAATTCAAGCAATTCTCCCCATGTAGACCCAGGCCCTTCGGAACAACCTCAACCCAACGCGAGGCTCAGAGCACTTACCAGGAGGGTGAGCTACTTGGCTGTGTTAACTGACCTAGCGTTCACATCCCGTGTTCTAGGTTATCCATACCTTTAGGCTGGTGCCTCATAATCATCCACCCAGTCCTCCGGTCCGTTCGATGTCATCTCCGTCAGTCATGAGCGACTCTCGGCATAGGCGAGACTCAAGTGAACACGAACTCATTCCTGCCCGTATCCAAACCTACGTCCCCATGTTACGCACTTTGCGGTCCAGCCAATTGCTGACCGAACATGTTGCCTTGGTCAAACATTTGCAATTCTCGCCCGACGGAAAGTTCCTCGCCACCTGCAGTTGGGACCGAACCGCTTTGATTTGGCGTGTAGGAGCTGGGCCGTATGGAGAATTTGAGTTGATGCACAAGTTGGTCCATACAGCTCGTGTGGGTGGATTCGTCGGGCAGGTCGCTTGGAGTCCCAATGGCGAGCAGCTTTTGACAAAGCAGCTCAAGTCGATCAAAGTATGGAGCTCCAAGGTATTGGTTTCAAACGCTTGAGGCTATTTCAAACATTCAAGGCTCATCTTTCCCCCTATAGACTGGTGTAT comes from Rhizoctonia solani chromosome 4, complete sequence and encodes:
- a CDS encoding GRIP domain-containing protein, which produces MDDLASSPKMTTNGLEKHEEEHDVPKTNEERIAQLEQELEKTRAESDSWAEQYRTLLAKLTTMRTTLGNKLQQDAEELDRREQHIMQLTTTNEDLSSTIETLKQELNNSLEDSSNLSRELSAFRQRALDSTSSADAELEQMRAEAEHTRRDLEITRRELEEERLDREEFEREAAQERVMAEELKAQLVVLRREVEQAAAQRNREAEAVQREKEKSANLQSVLEDFQLAKDMEIRQALAESESTLQHTIKQLAEFKSRALQAEASRFSVERVSTLEKEVKEKNLLIGKLRHEAVIINEHLTIALRKLRSSAASSSSSVDRELVSNILLSFLSAPRTDGTRFEMLAVLSNILGWGEVEREKAGLQRSGGSGAITPIGTGIMPRKASSASAGGKALELDGSDETDSFSKMWVEFLLKEANQGSAPPTPTGAGPAVGISVLGSPRTASLSGLPSLTKSNSSPISKPSSLASPTTPTPSITPPRLSTSSLSRSSLGVGLGIPKRGDATSPLARTEIEEQ